One window from the genome of Bufo bufo chromosome 4, aBufBuf1.1, whole genome shotgun sequence encodes:
- the SSR3 gene encoding translocon-associated protein subunit gamma encodes MAPKSSIKQQSEEDLLLQDFSRNLSAKSSALFYGNAFIVSAIPIWLYWRIWHMDLVQSAVLYAVITLVSTYLVAFAYKNVKFVLKHKVAQKREDAISREVTRKLSEADNRKMSRKEKDERILWKKNEVADYEATNFSIFYNNTLFLVLVIVSSFFLLKNFNPTVNYILSLSAASGLIALLSTGSK; translated from the exons ATGGCTCCTAAAAGCAGCATCAAGCAGCAGTCAGAGGAGGATTTGCTTCTCCAGGACTTCAGCCGCAACCTCTCGGCCAAGTCTTCCGCCCTCTTCTACGGCAATGCCTTCATAGTGTCCGCTATCCCGATCT GGCTGTACTGGAGGATATGGCACATGGATCTGGTCCAGTCTGCTGTTCTCTACGCAGTGATCACGCTGGTCAGCACGTACCTCGTGGCCTTCGCTTACAAGAATGTTAAATTTGTTCTTAAACACAA AGTGGCCCAGAAGCGGGAAGATGCTATCTCAAGAGAAGTAACCCGCAAACTGTCTGAAGCTGACAACAGGAAGATGTCTCGTAAGGAAAAAGATGAAAG GATTCTCTGGAAGAAAAATGAGGTTGCGGATTATGAGGCTACTAACTTCTCCATCTTCTACAACAACACTCTGTTCCTGGTCTTGGTCATTGTCTCCTCATTCTTCCTGCTGAAGAACTTCAACCCTACAGT AAACTACATCCTGTCTTTAAGTGCTGCTTCTGGCCTTATTGCGCTGCTGTCTACTGGATCAAAGTAA